The sequence below is a genomic window from Aerosakkonema funiforme FACHB-1375.
CCAACCGGGAGTATATTTATGGGGAGAAACTTCAATTTGCCCTCGATAAAGTGACTTAATTCGCGCTTCCGTATCCCCAATTTTTGCACCGCTTGCAGTAGTAACGCTACTATTTCTAACAATATCGACTCTGGCAATACGACCATCTGTAAGCATAAGTTCGACGCCATTTGGCCCAGAAAGCGGTTTCACATAGAAACAGCCTCGGTTATTAATTGCAGCCCCGTTTAAAGAAACTAAACGAGTTCCCGCAGCTTGCGAAGCTTGAGAAACAGTCATCCCAACTCGGATGGAACCAATACCGTTAACTAATACTTTCGATTGGTTGGATAGTCTCCCTTGCGATAAAGCGATCGACCCCGTAATTGCCACAAGTCCAACTGCTGAAACAAAGAAACTTATAAATTTGCTTGGGTTGTACATTACTAATTATCCAAAAATTGATATTTGAATTAAACGGCTAAGTTTTTTGCCAGTTGTTGCCAAACCGCACATTTCTTGTGCATTGATTGGCAAGGCGATCGCATCATACCATGTATTGCATACCTTAAATCACTTATTTTAAAATGTTACGAGATAGAAGCAGCCAAGCACTAAATAGATGCGGTAAGGCTGAAAAACCTCGAACAACACAAAGATACAGAATTTCCAGTTTCCCCATCTTGAATTTTCTCTACTCCAAAAGCCAGCTAAATAACTCTCCTACAGTTAACTGTAACTCGCTAGCAAAGGAAGGTACGGGAAGCTGCTGTTCTGGTTCGTCAAATACTTCCGGTTGTTCTCTGGGAAGATAAACAAATACTGTTTTTTCATCTGGGTCAATTAACCAACCCATTTGTGTCTCGTATTTCAAACAGTGAAGAATGTTTTTAGTTACTTTGGTCTGGCTTTGTTCCGGCGATAAAATTTCGATCGACCAATCCGGCGCTAACTGAAAAACGTTAGCAATTTCGCCATTCTCATCGCGAGGTATTCTCTCCCAAACAAACACCGACACATCCGGTACGATCGATCGTCCGCCAAAGGTACACCTCAATTCGGTAAAAGCCCGTGCAATTCGCCGAGGTTTTAGGACAGCATTGATAACAGTAACCTGTTCGGTTTGAATCGTACT
It includes:
- a CDS encoding Uma2 family endonuclease — translated: MVQIPSPTLTLEEFLKLPETKPASEYIDGQIIQKPMPQGKHSTIQTEQVTVINAVLKPRRIARAFTELRCTFGGRSIVPDVSVFVWERIPRDENGEIANVFQLAPDWSIEILSPEQSQTKVTKNILHCLKYETQMGWLIDPDEKTVFVYLPREQPEVFDEPEQQLPVPSFASELQLTVGELFSWLLE